From the Priestia aryabhattai genome, one window contains:
- a CDS encoding YolD-like family protein: protein MFLKEFTKKCPITLDYYNNGSLETCRGRVCTLDLNQQLLYLRDDQQNVFPIQLSSIKAIHS, encoded by the coding sequence GTGTTTTTGAAGGAATTCACAAAAAAGTGTCCGATCACCCTTGATTATTATAATAACGGATCGTTAGAGACATGTAGAGGGCGTGTCTGCACCCTTGATTTAAATCAACAGCTCCTTTACTTAAGAGATGATCAACAAAATGTCTTTCCTATACAGTTATCTAGTATCAAAGCAATTCATTCATAG